The DNA segment ATCCAGTGGAAATGCATAACCTCTGGATACAAAAACATCTACATCTTTTGGTAGCGCATATGTTAGACGTTCCCTTTGTCTTGCAGCCATCTTTGCGTTCGGAGGCCAAACCTCATTTCGGTGATAACTTAGATCGGGACTATCTGACAATTCTTTTGTGAATAATGTTTTTCCATCTTCAGTTTCTCCTCTAACAAAAGTTATTTTTCCATATTCTCTCGTTAAAACAGAAACTCCAATTTTTTGATGGCAACCACCACCATACTGAGATAAAATTTTTCTTTCTTCGTTTGCAGTTAATTCGGCGTCGGCATTTGAAATTTCTCTTAGGATCGCTTCCAAATGTTTATCTTCTTTTCTAATTTCGGCACAAAGAGCTCCTTGTGCGGGGGCACTAGGGAAAATGGAAGAAGGCATCACCATAAATAGTGAAAGGTTGATTGTTTCTCTGATTAGTTGTTTTACTTCACCAAGTTCAGGGATTTGATTTTCTTCATCATTGAAACTAAGGATTCTATCTAAAGCCGCTTTTGCAACGAGGATTCCTCCATTTTCATGTTCCATATATTTTCGAAGTCTTGTTTGGATATTTCCTCTGACAGATTCGATTTTGACTTGGAATGTATTAATCGGAGTTGGGAAGTAAGATTTAACAAAATCACGGATGTGATGTTCTCTCCGCGGTGAAGAAGTAAGGATTGTGATTTCTGTTGGTGCTGAGATCCATTTGTTTCTTTTGAATAACAAAACATCCCGAACATCTTCTCTTGGTAAGATGGGAACTAAAAGAGTATCTTTACGTTCTCTTAAATCCATATCTTTCCAAGAATGAATGACGATATCTATTTTATGATTTAGTAAATCTTCTTGAAGGTCTTTTGTGAAAATTCCCTGTCCGGCAAATTGCCAAAGAGGAGTTTTGAGATCTTTATCACCTGCAGATTCTCTAAAAACAGTTTGGAATTCTTTCGTTTTGTTTTTTTGTCGGAGTGCTTTGGTTACAGATAGAATTTGAATTCGAGAAAGAAGGGAGGACCTTCCTCCTATTTTGATGATATCAGACAAGTAAATCTTCCCATCCATTCATAATATGTATTTGTTCTTCCTCCCGTTCCCTTGTGAGTTCCGTTAGAAAAAACTGTAAATCCATTTTAACTGATTGGATTTGTTCGTCCGTTTCCTGGAGATCACTTAAAATTTGTGATAGAGGAATGTAGTTTTTATAATTATGGTTTTTGATTGTTGTCTCTCTAAAATCTAAAATGAAAGAGGAACTTTCTATCATGAAATCCCAGTTAAACGGTAAAAAACTTGAAGCAATGACGATTGCTTCATCTCCCGGCTGGTAATCTTCCCAGTGATGAGTTGTAATTGGAAATTCTTTTTGTAACTCGTTTAATTTTGTTTGGTTTCGACCAATGAGTCGGACATCTTTGCCTTTTGAAATAAGATAAGGAAGAATGGAAGTCGCAAGTTTTCCAGTTCCAAGTAAGGTAACGGAATTGTGTTTTTGTAAATATGACTCAGCTATACTTCCATAGGTTTGTCTTCCAAGTCCCGTTAGGTATTTGGAACGGATTTGTTTTGTGTGTTCTAATATTTGGTCTCGTAATCGTAAGAGAGAAAGTGCAAATGTAGACTCAGTTACTTTTTCTTCCCGGAAACGATCGCGAAACTGTGCTTGGATTTCAGATTCTCCAAATAATTTTGATCGTAAGCCGGAAACAACTTCGAGTAAAAATCGGTAAGCTTCAAATCCGTGAAAAACTTCGTAACCTTTGTAAAAACGTTCGGTCTCTGCAATGGGAAATAGGCGACGATCTCCGAATGCAATATTTCTTTGGCATGTTTGCCAAACCTCTAAACCATCATCGTCTAAAGGGTTGCCTACTGGATCATTTGAATGTAATAGAATCAGGTTCGACCACATAATTTTATTCTATCAAATACAAAGTTCCAACTGTCACAAGATTGTCAGTCTCTAAAAAAATAAAATATGATATTGAAACTTAGTCTCAATTAATAAGGATTGGTTTATGAAGCACGAAGAAAATTGGAAAGAAAAACTCACTCCCTTACAATACCAAGTCACTAGGGAAAAAGGCACCGAACGCCCGTTTACTGGTGAGTATTATGAACATAAAGAACAAGGTACATATCTTTGTGTTTGTTGTGGTGAAGCATTGTTTTCTTCTAATGCAAAATATGATTCTGGTAGTGGTTGGCCTAGTTACTATGAACCGGTTCGTAAGGAAGCAGTGGCAACCGAGTCAGACCAAAGCCATGGGATGGTGAGAACCGAGATCCACTGCCAAAACTGTGGTGCGCATCTTGGACATGTTTTCCCCGATGGGCCAAAGCCAACTGGTTTGCGATACTGTGTAAACTCAGCTTCTTTAAAATTCCAAAAAGAATAAGTAGTAAATGTAGGATTGATCTGATTGATTTTTTAGGTTATGGATTTTCTTTAGAAAGTCGGTTACTTTCGAAATTGAGTTACTAAAGAAAGTCAGTTACTTTGGATACTTACTTTCTTTGGTAAGTGACTTACTCTTTTAACCAGGATACTTCGACACAACCATCAGGTTTTCTGTTGTCGGGCATAACTGCTCGGTCAAAAGCAACCGCTCCAAGGTTTACGCCGATACGGAGGGCAATTCGTTTTGCTAAATGAGAGTATTGGTTGGCCTCGCATCGATTTCCTAACCGGGATTCCAATTTGGAAATCTGCAAGAGAAGGCTTGCGTTTCCTTCTGACTCTTTCATTCCAATCGCATGTTTGAGTTGAATGGCTTTTTTTAGGTCTTCTCTGGCAGAAAGTAAGTCGTTACTTTCCATTTTGACAATCGCTCTTTCTTCCAGACTCAGGATGACGGAAGGGATGCGAGAAAGCCTCGCACTGCGGAGGATGTCTTCTGCGGATTCATCCAGGAGGGGATTTGCATGCAAACCAAAAGAAATGATGAATAGTATAGCAATTTGGTGTTTGATCATACAATTGGTGCCTCACTGACTCCCTATAAACTCTAGTGTGCATAATTTGTGCCAATTGGAATAAATACTCATAGACGATATCGAACCTGAGTTTCCAATGAAACTGACTCTGGCCGAGCGATCGCCTTTTTTCTTTCTTCCGGGAGGAAAGGGGAGGAAAGTCCGGACACTAGGGGACAATCGGACCGAGTAACACTTGGGCTTTTGGGTTCTAGAAATGGAATCCAAGGGACGGAAAGTGCAACAGAAAGTAAACCGCCTATCTTTGGTAGGTAAGGGTGAAATGGTGGGGTAAGAGCCCACCGCTCTATTTGTGAGAATAGAGGCGGGTAAACCCTCCGATGTGCAATCTCAAGTAATCAACCGCTACGAGCATGTCCCGCCAGGTTGTGGGTAGAGAGCATCAGATAAATGATCGCATAAAACAGAATCCGGCTTATGGGCCAGAGTCACCTTTTTTTAAAATGGATTGTATCACTTCTTCTTCGTTAGGTGGATAAAAAACACAAACTAAACTTCTGATTTTCAAAATGGTTTCTGCGAGAGTTGTTCTTGTTTCTGTTTGGTTCCAATTTTCAAAACCGATGAGAATCCCACAGGTTTCTTCCATTCCAACAAATTCCTTTGCAGAATAGTGACGCATACCATTTTCATTTAGAAATTGTTTTAATCCGGTCTCTTTAATGTATTCTTCTGATTTGTAGATGACTACGATTTCATCGTTTTCTACTTCTAAAACTTTTTTTGCATATCCAAAGCACCATCTAATTTGGTCAGAGAGGTCCTCGTCATTTTTTATAAATTGGATATCTGAAAGATGGTTTTGAATTGGAGATTCAGAAAAATCATTGAGTAAGGCATTGGCAAAGTTGACGATTTCTGGCGAATTTCTGATGTTTCGTTTGATATCCCATATATGAACAGGAAGGGAATTCCAGTAATCTAACATTGGCGAAGTCATATACTTAAATTGACGGGATATAAAAAGGATCCAATTTTTATGCTCCCAAAAATATTTTGATAAAAATAATAAAACTTCCGTTTCTGGTTTTTGATCTAAAATATCTTCAATTCCATCCGCAATCAAAAGATCGATATTGTTGTGATTGATTTCGTTAATATTTGTTATAAGTTCAATATTGTTTTGTTCTGGA comes from the Leptospira bourretii genome and includes:
- the hemC gene encoding hydroxymethylbilane synthase, encoding MSDIIKIGGRSSLLSRIQILSVTKALRQKNKTKEFQTVFRESAGDKDLKTPLWQFAGQGIFTKDLQEDLLNHKIDIVIHSWKDMDLRERKDTLLVPILPREDVRDVLLFKRNKWISAPTEITILTSSPRREHHIRDFVKSYFPTPINTFQVKIESVRGNIQTRLRKYMEHENGGILVAKAALDRILSFNDEENQIPELGEVKQLIRETINLSLFMVMPSSIFPSAPAQGALCAEIRKEDKHLEAILREISNADAELTANEERKILSQYGGGCHQKIGVSVLTREYGKITFVRGETEDGKTLFTKELSDSPDLSYHRNEVWPPNAKMAARQRERLTYALPKDVDVFVSRGYAFPLDLSVNPTNQILWSAGLSTWKDLALRGFWVNGTCDGLGESEPPNIELLLGRSPKFVKLTHVDSDKHNSIYPVVPTYFVSAPEIPVPFDISKIKAAYWRSGSEFDIITKRFPELLNVIHFVGPGSTFKKIKQTIGETAASTRVFVSLSFDSWVERYIKP
- a CDS encoding NAD(P)-binding domain-containing protein translates to MWSNLILLHSNDPVGNPLDDDGLEVWQTCQRNIAFGDRRLFPIAETERFYKGYEVFHGFEAYRFLLEVVSGLRSKLFGESEIQAQFRDRFREEKVTESTFALSLLRLRDQILEHTKQIRSKYLTGLGRQTYGSIAESYLQKHNSVTLLGTGKLATSILPYLISKGKDVRLIGRNQTKLNELQKEFPITTHHWEDYQPGDEAIVIASSFLPFNWDFMIESSSFILDFRETTIKNHNYKNYIPLSQILSDLQETDEQIQSVKMDLQFFLTELTREREEEQIHIMNGWEDLLV
- the msrB gene encoding peptide-methionine (R)-S-oxide reductase MsrB, whose amino-acid sequence is MKHEENWKEKLTPLQYQVTREKGTERPFTGEYYEHKEQGTYLCVCCGEALFSSNAKYDSGSGWPSYYEPVRKEAVATESDQSHGMVRTEIHCQNCGAHLGHVFPDGPKPTGLRYCVNSASLKFQKE
- a CDS encoding LEPBI_I1174 family sigma 54-regulated protein; the protein is MIKHQIAILFIISFGLHANPLLDESAEDILRSARLSRIPSVILSLEERAIVKMESNDLLSAREDLKKAIQLKHAIGMKESEGNASLLLQISKLESRLGNRCEANQYSHLAKRIALRIGVNLGAVAFDRAVMPDNRKPDGCVEVSWLKE